Proteins from a single region of Carassius carassius chromosome 25, fCarCar2.1, whole genome shotgun sequence:
- the LOC132104462 gene encoding eyes absent homolog 3-like isoform X1 — translation MDESQELPTKKARHNPEVSQEGDSRSVAANESSDSTNQNKSAGQSEVNSYPSSSVPHLHTMPGGPDQSNQETISRSQGCVTENAYVHNAVTCKDLTTTTATEYTSQIYQGSNTAVTAYASQVAFPSLGQSTVYSGFPQSGQTYGLPPFGSCFTTSSVYTNIPPATAVTTTAGTHQEFSGYNSLGQSQFSQYYAPPPSYLSAGLPSSDRDGTGVVAPGYPAIKTEGSASANLPDTTDASPGGTFPTGVALPAGMALPTGERDQDETNRKNPPGKAKGKAKKSDGSQSTDNDLERVFLWDLDETIIIFHSLLTGSFAQKFGKDPATVLNLGLQMEELIFELADTHLFFNDLEECDQVHVDDVASDDNGQDLSNYSFSSDGFSGPSAGGGPGSTSTVQGGVEWMRKLAFRYRRLKEIYNGFKGNVGGLLSPMKRDLLLRLRSEIETVTDAWLSTALKSLLLIQSRGRCMNVLVTTTQLVPALAKVLLYGLGDVFPIENIYSATKIGKESCFERITSRFGKKVTYVVIGDGRDEEFAAKQHNMPFWRISSHGDLISLHQALELDFL, via the exons ATGGACGAATCGCAAGAGCTACCT ACAAAAAAAGCTCGGCATAATCCAGAAGTGAGTCAGGAGGGTGATTCACG AAGTGTGGCTGCAAATGAAAGCAGTGACTCCACTAACCAGAACAAATCGGCTGGTCAATCAGAGGTCAATTCATATCCATCGTCTTCTGTCCCTCACTTGCACACAA TGCCTGGAGGACCAGACCAGTCAAATCAAGAGACGATATCAAGATCCCAGGGCTGTGTCACAGAAAATGCATATGTTCACAATG CAGTGACATGCAAAGACCTCACCACAACCACAGCCACTGAATATACCTCACAGATCTACCAAGGAAGCAA CACTGCTGTCACTGCATATGCCAGTCAAGTGGCTTTCCCCTCCCTGGGCCAGTCGACCGTATACAGCGGCTTTCCTCAGTCCGGCCAGACGTACGGACTGCCACCATTTG GGTCCTGTTTCACTACATCCAGTGTGTACACTAACATCCCCCCAGCTACTGCTGTGACCACAACTGCTGGCACACATCAG GAGTTTTCAGGTTACAACTCTCTTGGTCAGAGTCAGTTCTCGCAGTACTACGCTCCTCCTCCCAGTTACCTGTCGGCTGGGTTGCCCAGCAGTGATCGAGATGGAACAGGTGTTGTGGCACCTGGATATCCAGCCATTAAAACTGAAGGCAGTGCCTCAGCAAACCTGCCCGACACAACAG ATGCATCCCCAGGTGGGACGTTCCCAACAGGTGTGGCTCTGCCTGCTGGGATGGCCCTCCCCACAGGAGAAAGGGACCAAGATGAGACAAACCGCAAAAATCCTCCTGGCAAAGCTAAAGGCAAAGCCAAGAAATCTGATGGTTCCCAATCCACAGACAATGACCTTGAG CGTGTCTTCTTGTGGGATCTGGATGAAACCATCATCATTTTCCACTCTCTTCTTACCGGCTCATTTGCACAGAAGTTTGGCAAG GACCCAGCCACAGTTCTCAATCTGGGTCTTCAGATGGAGGAGCTGATCTTTGAGCTCGCAGACACGCATCTCTTCTTCAATGATCTGGAG GAATGTGATCAGGTCCATGTTGATGATGTCGCCTCCGATGACAACGGACAGGACCTGAG CAACTACAGCTTCTCCAGCGATGGCTTCAGCGGGCCCAGTGCGGGCGGTGGTCCAGGGTCCACCTCCACGGTACAGGGAGGAGTGGAGTGGATGCGTAAGCTGGCCTTCAGATATCGCCGGCTCAAAGAGATCTACAACGGATTCAAAGGGAATGTGGGAG GTCTTCTGAGCCCAATGAAGAGAGACCTACTGCTCAGACTGCGCTCTGAGATTGAGACTGTTACAGATGCCTGGCTGAGCACTGCCCTCAAATCTCTCTTGCTCATTCAGTCAAG GGGCAGATGTATGAATGTTCTGGTCACCACCACTCAGCTGGTTCCTGCTTTAGCTAAAGTGCTTCTCTATGGACTGGGTGACGTCTTTCCCATAGAGAACATCTACAGCGCCACTAAAATAG GAAAAGAGAGCTGCTTCGAACGCATCACCTCTCGCTTTGGGAAGAAAGTGACCTATGTTGTTATAGGGGACGGTCGTGATGAAGAGTTTGCAGCAAAGCAG
- the LOC132104462 gene encoding eyes absent homolog 3-like isoform X2, with translation MDESQELPTKKARHNPEVSQEGDSRSVAANESSDSTNQNKSAGQSEVNSYPSSSVPHLHTMPGGPDQSNQETISRSQGCVTENAYVHNAVTCKDLTTTTATEYTSQIYQGSNTAVTAYASQVAFPSLGQSTVYSGFPQSGQTYGLPPFGTMWPGLKTESLLPEAPSVGQTGFFSFSSAYTSTQPNQIHYSYPSQGSCFTTSSVYTNIPPATAVTTTAGTHQEFSGYNSLGQSQFSQYYAPPPSYLSAGLPSSDRDGTGVVAPGYPAIKTEGSASANLPDTTDASPGGTFPTGVALPAGMALPTGERDQDETNRKNPPGKAKGKAKKSDGSQSTDNDLERVFLWDLDETIIIFHSLLTGSFAQKFGKDPATVLNLGLQMEELIFELADTHLFFNDLEECDQVHVDDVASDDNGQDLSNYSFSSDGFSGPSAGGGPGSTSTVQGGVEWMRKLAFRYRRLKEIYNGFKGNVGGLLSPMKRDLLLRLRSEIETVTDAWLSTALKSLLLIQSRGRCMNVLVTTTQLVPALAKVLLYGLGDVFPIENIYSATKIGKESCFERITSRFGKKVTYVVIGDGRDEEFAAKQHNMPFWRISSHGDLISLHQALELDFL, from the exons ATGGACGAATCGCAAGAGCTACCT ACAAAAAAAGCTCGGCATAATCCAGAAGTGAGTCAGGAGGGTGATTCACG AAGTGTGGCTGCAAATGAAAGCAGTGACTCCACTAACCAGAACAAATCGGCTGGTCAATCAGAGGTCAATTCATATCCATCGTCTTCTGTCCCTCACTTGCACACAA TGCCTGGAGGACCAGACCAGTCAAATCAAGAGACGATATCAAGATCCCAGGGCTGTGTCACAGAAAATGCATATGTTCACAATG CAGTGACATGCAAAGACCTCACCACAACCACAGCCACTGAATATACCTCACAGATCTACCAAGGAAGCAA CACTGCTGTCACTGCATATGCCAGTCAAGTGGCTTTCCCCTCCCTGGGCCAGTCGACCGTATACAGCGGCTTTCCTCAGTCCGGCCAGACGTACGGACTGCCACCATTTG GCACCATGTGGCCAGGCTTAAAGACAGAGTCGCTGCTGCCCGAGGCACCCTCTGTTGGTCAGACGGGGTTTTTCAGCTTCAGCTCAGCCTATACCTCAACCCAACCCAACCAGATCCACTACTCCTACCCCAGCCAAG GGTCCTGTTTCACTACATCCAGTGTGTACACTAACATCCCCCCAGCTACTGCTGTGACCACAACTGCTGGCACACATCAG GAGTTTTCAGGTTACAACTCTCTTGGTCAGAGTCAGTTCTCGCAGTACTACGCTCCTCCTCCCAGTTACCTGTCGGCTGGGTTGCCCAGCAGTGATCGAGATGGAACAGGTGTTGTGGCACCTGGATATCCAGCCATTAAAACTGAAGGCAGTGCCTCAGCAAACCTGCCCGACACAACAG ATGCATCCCCAGGTGGGACGTTCCCAACAGGTGTGGCTCTGCCTGCTGGGATGGCCCTCCCCACAGGAGAAAGGGACCAAGATGAGACAAACCGCAAAAATCCTCCTGGCAAAGCTAAAGGCAAAGCCAAGAAATCTGATGGTTCCCAATCCACAGACAATGACCTTGAG CGTGTCTTCTTGTGGGATCTGGATGAAACCATCATCATTTTCCACTCTCTTCTTACCGGCTCATTTGCACAGAAGTTTGGCAAG GACCCAGCCACAGTTCTCAATCTGGGTCTTCAGATGGAGGAGCTGATCTTTGAGCTCGCAGACACGCATCTCTTCTTCAATGATCTGGAG GAATGTGATCAGGTCCATGTTGATGATGTCGCCTCCGATGACAACGGACAGGACCTGAG CAACTACAGCTTCTCCAGCGATGGCTTCAGCGGGCCCAGTGCGGGCGGTGGTCCAGGGTCCACCTCCACGGTACAGGGAGGAGTGGAGTGGATGCGTAAGCTGGCCTTCAGATATCGCCGGCTCAAAGAGATCTACAACGGATTCAAAGGGAATGTGGGAG GTCTTCTGAGCCCAATGAAGAGAGACCTACTGCTCAGACTGCGCTCTGAGATTGAGACTGTTACAGATGCCTGGCTGAGCACTGCCCTCAAATCTCTCTTGCTCATTCAGTCAAG GGGCAGATGTATGAATGTTCTGGTCACCACCACTCAGCTGGTTCCTGCTTTAGCTAAAGTGCTTCTCTATGGACTGGGTGACGTCTTTCCCATAGAGAACATCTACAGCGCCACTAAAATAG GAAAAGAGAGCTGCTTCGAACGCATCACCTCTCGCTTTGGGAAGAAAGTGACCTATGTTGTTATAGGGGACGGTCGTGATGAAGAGTTTGCAGCAAAGCAG